The genomic window CCCGCTCGGTGCGGTCGTCGAGCGCAGCGATCAGCCGCACGCGCAGCGAAGCCTTCAGCGGCACGAGCGACGTGCAGCCGCGACCGACAATGACGCAATGGCCGTGCGAGGCCAACGCCAGGATCGTCTGGGCCAGGCGGTGGGCGTAGCTCGCCGCGCTCATCGGCGAAACGCGCGCGAACGACTCAAGAATCTCGGTCAGCCAATGCGAGCGTTTCTCATCGAGGCTTTCCAGCAACTCGGCGCGCAAGCCGACCTGGTCGGCGATCTGCTCCAGCAACTCGCGATCGTAAACGGGCCAGCCGAGCTGGCGTCCCAGCTCGCGCGCCACGGCCGCCCCGCCAGCCCCGCTCTCGCGGCTGATGGTGATCGTGTAAGCGGGTGCTGCGCTCTTGGTCTGCGCCGGGGCACGCCGCCATTGCTCGCGCGCTCGCTCAAAGGCCTCGGTGATCAGCGATCCTTCAACGGCCCGGGTCATTCCTTCGGTCGGAAGCTTTAAGGACATGTTTTGTCTCCCTCTGAATTGATCGTGTGAACGAGGTTACCGCTGGTTTGTGCTTCGCCCGGCCGGCTGTCGGCGCGCGGCCGGCTGGCGATAGGAACCGCTGCGCGGCGCGTAGATGGCGTTTTCGTAGTCGCCGCGACGGGCGAAATAGACGGCCCCTCGCTCGCCGAGCGGAGAGGAGCGGCCATCTTTTTCGATCCGCTGGGCGTCGCGGACCGCGCGTCCGCGTAGGGCGGCGTGGCCCGTACGTCGGCCCCGATTGGTGCCGCCGATGTCGCGCAACATGATGTCGGCCGGGTTCTCGTCGGCCCCGTCGACGCGGCCCCCGATGGCACGGCCGATGTGGGCGCCTGCAGAGCTGCCGTGATGATATTCCTCGAGGTCGCTGGCACTCCCCACGCCCGCGGGCAGGGTCGGGTTGGGATCCAGGCTTTCGACTTGCGCGTTCGCTGTGGCAGCCACGAAGAGAAGAGAGCCACTCGCGGCGATGGCACCGACGACGCGAAGTAACGATGAACGTCTCATGGTCATTTGCTCCGTGATAATCTGACGCCGCGAGTTGAGAGGCGCTTCTTATCGAAGGCAACTCGTGCGCCGCCGCCGAGAATGGCGTTTTTTCCGGCAATTTTTTGGGTGCGGCAGCAGACGCAGCCACGGACCGATGCGCTTTTCGCTCACTGCGCGCGGAAGTGCGCGCCATCGCGAGGCTTGCTTATGCGGCTGTGGCGGCGCGCGAATGTCTCAAACTTGGTCGGGTATTCTTCGTGGAGCGGCGGAGCAGCGCTCGTAGCAATCCCGCGAGCAGACGTAGATCCCTTCGGCCTTATGGAACCAACTTGTTGCTCCGCCGCAATAGGCGCATTCGCTCCGTTGCCCGGATCCCTTCATAAAAAAGCCGTCGGCGGTCGTGAAATGGGGGAACGCTTCCGGATGTTCTTCGTCCAACGTCATGGGTTTGTGCCCCCAGCACTTGGAGTGGCTCGACTCGCAGCGGCTCGAACGCCAGCGGTTATTCTAGCCAGACGGCAGGGCGGTTTTCAAGCGCACGCCTGCGTTACGTGCGTTATAGCTCGCCCAGTCCGGCTTCGCACATGCCGCCGCCGACGTCGCGCGGGCGAAATTGTGACAGGGCCTGCCGATTCCGGAGTTATGCCGGCGATTTCGGGCGGCTACGCGCGTCCGCATCGAACCGGCGCACGATGTGCATTAACAGGCGTGCGCCCGCACCGTCGCGGGTCTTGACCAAAGATCGATTCACGGAGCACACAAGTATGAACCTGGGAGAACTCTTTCGTAGCGAGGTCGTAACGGTGTCGCGCGACGACACGATTTCCACGGCGATGAGCCGGATGCACGAGAAGAACGTCGGCGCCGTGGTGGTTGTTCGCGACCGCGCGGTCGTCGGCATCATCACCGATCGCGACGTGGCGATGGCCCTGGCCCTCGATAGCGCGACCCCCGCCACGCCGGTAAGCGAAGTGATGACGCGCGACGTGATCACCATTTGGGAAGACCAAGGCGTGTTCAACGCCACGCAATACATGCAAGGGCACCGGATCCGGCGCTTGCCGGTAATCAACCGCGACAACGAATTGGTGGGCATGGTCACGCTCGACGACGTCGTCGCGCTGCTCGGTCAAGAACTGCGAAACCTGAGTACGGCGATCTCGCCGGCACTGAACGAGAAATCGTTCGTCTGATTGCACGCCGCTCGGTTTCGAACCAGGGTCCGCCTTTCGACAACAATTGGCTCGTTCGCCCTTCACCGTGTCACTACCGAAGGAGGAGTTACGATTCGATGCGACCACGACCGCGACCGAATGTTGAGACCTATTGGCCCACCCCTGACGAAATCGCCGCACGCGCGGCGGCGGTCCGCTCCACCTGGAGTCCCCACCAGCTTCGGGTCCGTGCCGGATTGTCGCCCGAAGAGAACGCCGTGGAGATCGCGACGGTGACGCCCGGCGCCCTCGATGGCCGCCGCCGCTCGATCGATTTCGGTTGAAAGCGTGGGTTGCCTTGAGAGCGCGCCCCGAAGAATCCAATCAGCAAAGGAGCCTAGACGTGTATCGAATCGAGTTCCGCGACTCCGCGGAAGAGATCGAGGCGGCGATCAAGAGCCAAATCCGCTGCCGCCTTGGCCAGTGCGTGAGGGCCTTAAGAGTCGATGTGCGGGAGGAGTGCCTGGTGCTTAGCGGCCTGGCGCCGAGCTATTATGCCAAGCAACTCGCGCAGCACATTGCCATGAACGTTTCGAGCCTGCCGCTGGCCAACGAAATCGAAGTCGGCCAGGCCGGCGCGGCTTCGTCGCCAATCGCGAGGACCATTCCCCATGTCAACCCTTGAGCCGGTGCTGGCCCGGCACCCCTTCTTCAAAGACCTGGAACCGCAATACTTGCAGTTGCTCGTCGGCTGCGCCGGAAATGTGGTCTTCAAACCGGGCGAGACCATCGCCGCGCACAATGAAGAAGCCGACCGGTTTTATCTCATCCGGGAGGGTAAGGTCGCGGTCGGGTTCCATTCCCCCGAGCGCGGCGCGATCACGATCCAGACGCTGACGCAGGGCGACATCCTCGGTTGGGACTGGCTGCTACCGCCTTACCGCTGGCACCTCGACGCTCGCGCCGTCGAAACGACCCGTGCCATCGGGCTCGACGGCCGTTGTTTGCGGCAAAAGTGCGCCGCCGATCATCACTTGGGCTATGAGTTTTTGATGCGGTTCACGCCGGTCGTCGTGCAGCAGCTCGAAGCGACCCGCTTTCAGCTCTTGGACGTCTTCCGGGCACCGGGCAGCGGAAACTAATACGCCAAGCAACAAGTTGCCTTACCAGATAACGGTCGACGCGACAATCGCGTCAGCCGCAAAACAAAACGTACATTGCTGGAGCCTGTGCTATGTCAGCGAGAACCTGGGTCGCAGGAAAGTCTGAGGGCAGCCACAGCGACTTGCAGGCACGACTCCAAGGGAAGGAACAAGGATAAGACCATGCCCGCCGCACTCACACAGACCGAATACGTTCGTTGGTTCGCAGACATCGGGCTGGAAGACATCCCGTCGGTCGGCGGCAAAAACGCTTCGCTGGGAGAGATGTATCAAACGTTGCGCAGCCAAGGCGTTCAGGTGCCGAACGGCTTTGCCATCACGGCTGACGCCTATCGGCATTTTCTGCGTGCCGCCGGGACGGACCGAACTGCCGCCGGTCGTCCTGGAATGCATCAAGGTGGGCAATCCGGTTCAGTAGCCTGAAGCGAAGTAGCCTTCAGGGTACTGCCCAGTTAAAACACCGCAATGGTGAAGGAACGGGGTTCATTGGAAACGAAAGCGCCGCGCCGCCAACGCGCCAACGAGGAGGGTAGCTAGGAACAGTACGCACACGTGCGGCAGGGCGCTTGCGGCGGTCGAGCGAAAACTTACCAGGCGGTGCATCGCATCCATAGCCCACCCCGAGGGGAGGCAAATCGCGAGCGATTGCATCCATTTCGGTGCAATCTCGATCGGCCACCAGCACCCACCCAAGGCTCCTAATGCGTTGCCCGTGAGCATGCCGATCGCCACCGCCTGGCCTTCCGTCGACACCAGGCTTCCCAGAAGCAAGGCCAACGACGCGCAGAGTCCTCCCCACCCTGCGAGAACGAGCACGACCATCGGCAGGTTTGTCCCCCATTTCATGCCGAACAGCACACTGCCCGCAATCATGGCGAAGCCGATTTGCACGAAGCTCATCATCAGCCGGCAGCCCCACTTGCCCAGCACGATGTTCCCGCGAGAGATCGGAGTCGAGGCCAGGCGCCGCAGCACGCCGAGCCGTCAGGTCGGCCGAAAGGTGCTTGCCGTCGGCAATCACCTCGGTCGTCAGCTCGTCGAAGTAGAGCGTCGCCTCGAGCACGCCGCCGCGCATCGGATAGGCCTGCTCTTGGCGGAGCTTGGCTTTATCGGACATGGCACAAAACAGGTGATCGACGTGTCGCACTCCCCAGCCGACGGCCGCGGCCATTTGGTCGAACGTGGCGTGACTATGGCCGGCGCCTGCCCGCACGCCGCGCTCCACGCAGTTCCGCACGAACGGTTCGGCGCCCGGCAGTTCGGGCGCCACCGAGGCCGTGACCACCAGGCCATCGGCAAGATACTGTTGATACTCCGCGGCGTCGGGCGGGCGAATCGGGCCGCCGGGATGGCAGCCTCGTGCCTCGCGGCGGAAATAGGGGCCATAGAGGTGTACGCCCAACAGTCGCGCTTTGCCCGGCTGGGGATGCCCGCGGTGGTGCCGGCAGGCGGCCAGCATGGCCA from Pirellulales bacterium includes these protein-coding regions:
- a CDS encoding BON domain-containing protein, which encodes MYRIEFRDSAEEIEAAIKSQIRCRLGQCVRALRVDVREECLVLSGLAPSYYAKQLAQHIAMNVSSLPLANEIEVGQAGAASSPIARTIPHVNP
- a CDS encoding CBS domain-containing protein, which gives rise to MNLGELFRSEVVTVSRDDTISTAMSRMHEKNVGAVVVVRDRAVVGIITDRDVAMALALDSATPATPVSEVMTRDVITIWEDQGVFNATQYMQGHRIRRLPVINRDNELVGMVTLDDVVALLGQELRNLSTAISPALNEKSFV
- a CDS encoding PEP/pyruvate-binding domain-containing protein — protein: MPAALTQTEYVRWFADIGLEDIPSVGGKNASLGEMYQTLRSQGVQVPNGFAITADAYRHFLRAAGTDRTAAGRPGMHQGGQSGSVA
- a CDS encoding cyclic nucleotide-binding domain-containing protein, encoding MSTLEPVLARHPFFKDLEPQYLQLLVGCAGNVVFKPGETIAAHNEEADRFYLIREGKVAVGFHSPERGAITIQTLTQGDILGWDWLLPPYRWHLDARAVETTRAIGLDGRCLRQKCAADHHLGYEFLMRFTPVVVQQLEATRFQLLDVFRAPGSGN
- a CDS encoding amidohydrolase family protein: MNVAYRGGAVKCPLSAVPYPQYDQRMLADSTVFRGKIVLPDRVVEGEVHVRNGRISEVVERTGHSAAPAGAAMVDAGDGYIAPGYVDLHVHGGAGADFMDDSCEAVGCSLAAHLRHGSTSLLATTTAATHESIMAMLAACRHHRGHPQPGKARLLGVHLYGPYFRREARGCHPGGPIRPPDAAEYQQYLADGLVVTASVAPELPGAEPFVRNCVERGVRAGAGHSHATFDQMAAAVGWGVRHVDHLFCAMSDKAKLRQEQAYPMRGGVLEATLYFDELTTEVIADGKHLSADLTARRAAAPGLDSDLSREHRAGQVGLPADDELRANRLRHDCGQCAVRHEMGDKPADGRARSRRVGRTLRVVGLASGKPGVDGRPGGGDRHAHGQRIRSLGWVLVADRDCTEMDAIARDLPPLGVGYGCDAPPGKFSLDRRKRPAARVRTVPSYPPRWRVGGAALSFPMNPVPSPLRCFNWAVP
- a CDS encoding cytidylate kinase-like family protein, with the protein product MSLKLPTEGMTRAVEGSLITEAFERAREQWRRAPAQTKSAAPAYTITISRESGAGGAAVARELGRQLGWPVYDRELLEQIADQVGLRAELLESLDEKRSHWLTEILESFARVSPMSAASYAHRLAQTILALASHGHCVIVGRGCTSLVPLKASLRVRLIAALDDRTERVCKRLGISKVAAVEHVRFNDAHREGFVKDLFHHSVGDPHDYDLVVNTSRFSIEESARLIIEALRQLENSPPRV